One window of Phycisphaeraceae bacterium genomic DNA carries:
- a CDS encoding small basic protein, whose translation MSLDRSLKTGSGLSRHRNVLSRAERIGRLTEKGKFDMTSSSPLNLPKVGNRKAAVAKAAKKDAAAEGTPAAGGAAPAAGAKAAAPAAGAKAAAPAKAAAPAAKAKK comes from the coding sequence ATGAGCCTCGACCGCAGCCTCAAGACCGGATCCGGCCTTTCCCGTCACCGTAACGTCCTCTCCCGCGCCGAGCGCATTGGTCGCCTGACGGAGAAGGGCAAGTTCGACATGACATCGAGCAGCCCGTTGAACCTGCCGAAGGTGGGCAACCGCAAGGCAGCCGTAGCCAAGGCCGCGAAGAAAGACGCCGCAGCCGAAGGTACGCCCGCCGCTGGTGGTGCCGCTCCCGCTGCCGGTGCCAAGGCCGCTGCACCCGCCGCCGGCGCCAAAGCAGCTGCTCCTGCTAAAGCAGCCGCCCCCGCTGCCAAGGCGAAGAAGTAA
- a CDS encoding glycosyltransferase yields MDESQQNFERTRREHWDRVAAGRRGLKVNGYYHRRLNKIYRHLIAPGQRVLEVGCGKGDLLAAVKPSYGMGIDFSERMIQQAAAAHPQLRFLIADAHCFALNETFDAIILSDIVNDLWDVQTVLERLRPMTHDRTRIILNFFSRLWELPLRAARRLRLANPACEQNWLTTDDLRGLLTLAGFETFRSWSEIIWPVTTPGLDALANRYIARLWPFHLSALTNFIVARPADCAASTRQTAAPSGDAPSVSIIVPARNEAGNIAAIMARTPEIGRGTELIFVEGHSSDDTYRTIERVMAENPQRRCRLFRQTGKGKGDAVRLGFEQATGEVLMILDADLTVPPEDLPRFYEAVATGKADFANGVRLVYPMEKQAMRFLNLLGNKFFSLAFSWLLGQPIKDTLCGTKVLRRTDYQKIAANRAYFGDFDPFGDFDLIFGAAKLNLKIVDVPIRYRMRTYGTTNIQRFRHGVLLLRMTAFAARRIKFI; encoded by the coding sequence TTGGACGAAAGCCAGCAAAATTTTGAGCGGACCCGTCGGGAGCACTGGGATCGCGTCGCCGCCGGCCGACGGGGGCTGAAGGTCAATGGCTACTATCACCGCCGTTTGAACAAAATCTACCGTCACCTCATCGCGCCGGGTCAGCGTGTGCTCGAAGTCGGTTGCGGTAAGGGTGACCTCCTGGCAGCAGTCAAGCCGTCATACGGCATGGGGATCGATTTTTCCGAACGAATGATCCAACAGGCCGCAGCCGCACATCCTCAGTTGCGGTTCCTCATCGCCGATGCCCACTGCTTCGCGCTCAACGAGACATTCGACGCCATCATTTTGTCGGACATCGTCAACGATCTCTGGGATGTGCAGACCGTGCTGGAACGACTCCGGCCAATGACCCACGACCGCACCCGGATCATTCTCAATTTCTTCAGTCGCCTCTGGGAACTGCCTCTCCGCGCCGCCCGCCGGCTGCGTCTGGCGAATCCGGCGTGTGAACAGAACTGGCTGACGACCGACGACCTGCGCGGCCTGCTCACGCTCGCCGGCTTTGAAACTTTCCGCTCCTGGAGCGAGATCATATGGCCAGTCACTACGCCCGGTCTCGACGCACTGGCGAACCGCTACATCGCCCGGCTCTGGCCGTTTCATCTGTCCGCGCTGACTAACTTCATCGTCGCCCGGCCGGCGGACTGCGCCGCATCCACCCGGCAAACCGCAGCACCATCAGGCGACGCACCCAGCGTCTCCATCATCGTGCCGGCACGCAACGAAGCGGGAAACATCGCTGCGATCATGGCACGCACACCGGAGATCGGACGCGGTACAGAGTTGATCTTCGTCGAAGGGCATTCGAGCGACGACACCTACCGCACGATCGAGCGCGTGATGGCTGAAAATCCGCAGCGGCGATGCCGACTGTTTCGTCAGACAGGCAAGGGTAAAGGCGACGCAGTGCGTCTGGGATTTGAGCAGGCGACGGGCGAGGTTCTGATGATTCTGGACGCGGATCTGACCGTACCGCCGGAGGATCTGCCGCGGTTTTACGAGGCCGTCGCAACGGGTAAGGCCGACTTCGCCAACGGCGTGCGGCTGGTGTACCCGATGGAAAAGCAGGCGATGCGTTTTCTCAACCTGCTGGGTAACAAATTTTTCAGCCTCGCGTTTTCATGGCTGCTCGGCCAGCCGATCAAGGACACACTCTGCGGCACCAAAGTGCTCCGCCGCACCGACTACCAGAAAATCGCGGCAAACCGAGCCTATTTCGGTGATTTCGACCCCTTCGGTGATTTTGACCTGATCTTCGGCGCTGCGAAGCTGAACCTGAAAATCGTGGACGTGCCGATCCGCTATCGAATGCGGACTTATGGCACAACCAATATCCAGCGCTTCCGACACGGCGTGCTGCTGCTGCGCATGACTGCGTTCGCGGCACGGCGGATCAAGTTCATCTGA
- a CDS encoding site-2 protease family protein produces the protein MPNSGTIRLFRVLNINVYLHWLWLLMAYYQVFSRQQDPVLAYSRWTWAAAEYVGLFVIVLLHEFGHALACRSVGGTANRIVLWPLGGVAFVSPPARPGALLWSIAAGPLVNLLLIPVTLALAIAVGVVWNDGFHQITDIRKLFFMLAWINVGLFVFNMLPVYPLDGGQILQSILWFFMKRSTSIAIAAGIGLICAVLGGLFALQQEDIWLGVMAIFVAMQAFQGLRIARALRAMEKADRERVNIEPWAEISSGGNNHGR, from the coding sequence ATGCCAAACAGTGGGACCATCCGGCTTTTTCGCGTCTTGAACATCAACGTATATCTCCATTGGCTCTGGCTGCTCATGGCGTATTACCAGGTCTTCAGCCGTCAACAGGATCCGGTTTTAGCGTATAGCCGCTGGACATGGGCTGCTGCGGAGTATGTCGGGCTGTTTGTGATTGTCCTCCTGCATGAGTTTGGTCATGCGCTGGCGTGCCGATCGGTGGGCGGTACCGCCAACCGGATCGTCCTCTGGCCGCTCGGAGGTGTCGCGTTCGTAAGCCCGCCGGCTCGCCCCGGAGCGCTGCTCTGGAGCATCGCGGCCGGTCCGCTGGTGAATCTTCTGCTCATCCCGGTCACGCTGGCGCTGGCGATTGCGGTCGGTGTCGTCTGGAATGATGGGTTTCATCAGATCACCGACATCCGAAAACTTTTCTTCATGCTGGCGTGGATCAACGTCGGCCTGTTCGTGTTCAATATGCTTCCGGTGTATCCGCTTGACGGCGGACAGATTCTCCAGAGCATTCTCTGGTTTTTTATGAAGCGCAGTACCAGCATCGCAATCGCAGCGGGGATCGGTCTTATCTGCGCGGTGCTGGGTGGACTCTTTGCGCTTCAGCAGGAAGATATCTGGCTCGGCGTAATGGCCATCTTCGTCGCCATGCAGGCGTTTCAGGGGCTGCGCATCGCGCGGGCACTGCGTGCCATGGAGAAGGCGGATCGTGAGCGAGTCAACATCGAGCCTTGGGCGGAAATCTCATCAGGAGGAAATAATCATGGTAGGTAA
- a CDS encoding CofH family radical SAM protein, with protein MDRALQKIAEKMQAGIRLDAEDGLVLLRTHDIWTLGELANEVREQLHGKAAYYNINRHLNYTNLCALSCKFCAFYRKKDDPRGGVYEHSIEDVVAEAKKAAAAGATEMHIVGGLHPYLPFTYYTDMLRAIREATPKLHIKAFTAVEVVHLARIDKRGRDIAGVLSDLKDAGLGSLPGGGAETFDDRVHDAAFKGKIRSDMWLAVHREAHRLGLMSNATILYGHIESLEDRVQHFLMLRDAQDAAIREGLPGRFQTVIPLPFVPDDSELQHLPGPTGLDDLRMLATSRLMLDNFAHVKAFWIMQTLALSQLALRFGVDDMDGTVVWYDITKVGGSDTHQEVGVSDLRKAIVEAGYQPIERDTLYRRVSRDGAEWSVDETLAATAG; from the coding sequence GTGGACCGCGCGCTGCAAAAAATAGCTGAAAAGATGCAAGCAGGGATTCGCCTTGACGCGGAAGACGGCCTGGTGCTGCTGCGAACGCATGACATCTGGACACTGGGCGAGTTGGCCAACGAGGTCCGCGAGCAGCTTCACGGCAAGGCGGCCTATTACAACATCAACCGTCACCTCAACTACACCAACCTCTGCGCGCTGTCGTGCAAGTTCTGTGCTTTTTATCGCAAGAAGGATGATCCTCGCGGCGGGGTCTATGAGCACTCGATCGAGGATGTCGTAGCCGAAGCGAAGAAGGCCGCCGCCGCCGGTGCCACCGAGATGCACATCGTCGGCGGACTTCATCCGTATCTGCCGTTTACCTACTACACCGACATGCTCCGGGCGATCCGTGAGGCAACGCCAAAGCTGCATATCAAGGCCTTCACCGCCGTCGAAGTCGTACACCTGGCGCGAATCGACAAGCGTGGCCGTGACATTGCCGGGGTGTTGTCGGATTTGAAAGATGCCGGTCTCGGCTCGCTGCCGGGAGGCGGCGCGGAGACTTTCGATGATCGCGTACATGACGCGGCGTTCAAGGGGAAAATCCGCTCGGATATGTGGCTGGCTGTCCACCGCGAGGCCCATCGGCTCGGCCTGATGTCCAATGCGACGATCCTCTACGGTCACATCGAAAGCCTCGAAGACCGCGTCCAGCACTTTCTCATGCTGCGTGACGCGCAGGATGCGGCCATCCGTGAAGGACTTCCCGGACGGTTTCAAACGGTCATTCCGCTGCCCTTCGTCCCGGACGATTCCGAATTACAGCACCTGCCCGGACCTACGGGACTCGACGATCTGCGCATGCTGGCGACGAGCCGCCTGATGCTCGATAACTTCGCGCACGTCAAAGCCTTCTGGATCATGCAGACGCTGGCACTGAGCCAGCTCGCCCTGCGCTTCGGCGTCGATGACATGGACGGTACGGTGGTCTGGTACGACATCACCAAAGTCGGCGGCAGCGACACGCATCAGGAGGTCGGCGTAAGCGATCTCCGCAAGGCGATCGTCGAAGCCGGATATCAGCCGATCGAGCGGGACACGCTCTACCGGCGAGTCAGCCGTGACGGCGCTGAATGGTCTGTGGATGAAACCCTGGCTGCGACAGCCGGGTAA
- a CDS encoding aminotransferase class I/II-fold pyridoxal phosphate-dependent enzyme yields MFDPERFITPRLRAIDASGIRRVFDLAAKLKDPINLSIGQPHFDVPDPVKQAAIAAIQKGQNRYTVTQGAADLHSKVTRQIKHEFPNWSEPFGTLITSGVSGGLLLALMTCVGPGDEVLIPDPYFVMYRHLVTLAGAKAVYIDTYPDFQLTPARVEPHITPRTKLLLFNSPSNPTGVVATDAACLAMVELAEKHNFLLLSDEIYDEFCYEKTTRKLADGSTAQKCPSPAAYSPNVLLLRGFSKTYGMTGWRLGHAVGPTRIIEEMTKLQQYSFVCAPSMAQMAGVSALDLDMTPFVEQYRRKRDLVAQRLKGTFELTTPGGAFYAFPKVPDRLKLTASQFVEKAIARSLLIIPGSVFSSRDTHFRISYACDEKMLEKGLDVLVDLARA; encoded by the coding sequence ATGTTCGACCCCGAACGCTTCATTACCCCTCGCCTCCGTGCGATTGACGCCTCCGGGATTCGCCGGGTGTTTGATCTGGCTGCGAAGCTCAAAGACCCGATCAATCTCTCCATTGGCCAGCCGCACTTCGACGTGCCCGATCCGGTGAAGCAGGCCGCCATCGCCGCGATCCAGAAAGGCCAGAACCGCTACACCGTTACGCAAGGCGCAGCCGATCTGCACAGCAAGGTCACGCGACAGATCAAGCACGAGTTTCCCAACTGGTCCGAGCCGTTCGGCACGCTGATCACTTCCGGCGTCTCCGGCGGATTGCTCCTGGCCTTGATGACCTGCGTCGGACCTGGTGATGAAGTGCTGATCCCCGATCCCTACTTTGTGATGTACCGCCACCTCGTGACACTCGCGGGGGCGAAGGCGGTTTACATCGACACCTATCCGGATTTCCAGCTCACGCCTGCACGGGTCGAGCCGCACATCACGCCGCGCACGAAATTGTTGCTTTTCAATTCACCATCGAATCCAACCGGTGTCGTCGCTACTGACGCTGCCTGCCTTGCGATGGTCGAACTGGCGGAAAAGCACAATTTCCTGCTGCTCTCCGATGAGATCTACGACGAGTTCTGTTACGAAAAAACAACTCGAAAGCTCGCTGACGGCAGCACGGCGCAAAAATGTCCCTCGCCTGCGGCCTACTCGCCCAACGTGCTGCTGCTCCGTGGATTTTCCAAGACCTATGGCATGACCGGCTGGCGTCTCGGTCACGCGGTAGGACCGACCCGAATCATCGAGGAAATGACCAAGCTTCAGCAGTATTCATTCGTCTGTGCGCCGTCGATGGCGCAGATGGCCGGAGTCTCCGCGCTCGATCTGGACATGACCCCCTTCGTCGAACAGTACCGCAGGAAGCGCGATCTGGTCGCGCAGCGATTGAAGGGTACCTTTGAACTGACGACACCGGGCGGTGCGTTTTATGCCTTTCCCAAGGTGCCGGATCGGTTGAAGCTGACCGCCAGCCAGTTTGTCGAAAAAGCCATCGCGCGTTCGCTGCTCATCATTCCGGGCAGCGTCTTTTCCAGCCGTGACACGCACTTCCGCATCAGTTACGCCTGTGATGAGAAGATGCTTGAGAAGGGGCTGGACGTACTGGTGGATCTGGCGCGAGCTTGA
- a CDS encoding SDR family oxidoreductase codes for MPSKPCVIVTGAGSGIGRSTSLRLAALGYHVVLVGRTRSKLEATAAKIKAASGEALVLPADLTDAEQTRRIVDHALGAFGRIDALANVAGTAPLQPIERITPEIWRNCIDANLSYVVNLTAAAWPVFRRQKSGTIVNVSSMASIDPFPGFSIYAAAKIGINMFTRCTASEGAAIGVRAVTIAPGAVETPMLRGLFDESKIAHDKTLSPEEVAQVIADCVTGKREFISGEVIVVASP; via the coding sequence ATGCCTTCTAAACCCTGTGTCATCGTTACCGGAGCCGGCAGCGGCATCGGACGCAGCACGAGTCTGCGACTCGCAGCCCTTGGTTATCACGTCGTGCTCGTCGGCCGCACACGCTCCAAGCTCGAAGCCACTGCTGCGAAAATCAAAGCTGCATCCGGCGAAGCGCTGGTCCTTCCCGCAGACCTCACCGACGCGGAACAGACGCGCCGCATCGTGGATCATGCGTTGGGAGCCTTCGGTCGCATCGACGCTCTGGCAAACGTCGCCGGTACCGCCCCGCTCCAGCCGATCGAACGGATCACGCCTGAGATCTGGCGCAACTGCATCGACGCGAATCTGTCCTATGTCGTCAACCTCACCGCTGCCGCATGGCCGGTGTTTCGCCGTCAAAAGTCGGGCACCATCGTCAATGTCTCATCCATGGCGAGCATCGACCCCTTTCCCGGCTTTTCGATCTATGCTGCGGCGAAGATCGGCATCAACATGTTCACCCGCTGTACCGCGAGCGAAGGCGCAGCCATCGGCGTCCGCGCGGTCACTATCGCGCCCGGTGCTGTGGAAACGCCCATGCTCCGCGGCTTGTTCGACGAATCAAAAATCGCGCATGACAAAACGCTCAGCCCGGAGGAAGTCGCACAGGTCATCGCCGACTGCGTAACCGGCAAAAGGGAATTCATATCCGGCGAGGTGATCGTCGTCGCATCGCCGTAG
- the acpS gene encoding holo-ACP synthase, with protein MRIIGHGIDMVETSRIARMLEQHGEAFLTRCFTAAEQLYASDKQRRIEHLAGRFAAKEAILKVLGTGWSGGIAWTDAEVVRQLSGKPAVVLHGQCARIAHDLGIDQWWVSISHISTHAIASAIGVGTQ; from the coding sequence ATGCGGATCATCGGCCACGGAATCGACATGGTGGAGACTTCACGGATCGCCCGGATGCTCGAACAGCACGGCGAGGCGTTTCTCACCCGGTGTTTCACTGCCGCCGAGCAGCTTTACGCCAGTGATAAGCAACGACGCATCGAACACCTGGCGGGACGATTCGCCGCAAAAGAGGCGATCCTCAAGGTACTTGGCACCGGCTGGTCAGGCGGTATCGCATGGACCGATGCGGAAGTGGTTCGGCAACTCTCGGGTAAACCAGCGGTGGTGCTGCACGGCCAGTGCGCGCGGATCGCCCATGATCTGGGTATCGATCAATGGTGGGTCAGCATCAGCCATATTTCGACGCATGCGATCGCCAGTGCGATCGGGGTAGGTACGCAGTAA
- a CDS encoding SMP-30/gluconolactonase/LRE family protein: MVGNFECLVRDIEGAEGPCVDLDGRVFMVGPNHGRVLEVRPDGSTRDIVKYDGIPAGLQLDRNGDLWCADMKRGILRVGLNGKLYEEGVTFEGKPIRGCNDCSFDSEGNLYVTAPAGSGADKPVGELFCRLRNGKIVRLDGGYQFCNGLAVSADDRTLIVAETMTKRLYAFDIREPGVVANKRHWGTLSGNEEGGPDGIDFDDAGYMLATNWGGSCVDVFDPAGQRIGRIDTPFKRPSNIHFTGPGHTTILITEHDTHGLWRTTWQRAGQRQYGWK; encoded by the coding sequence ATGGTAGGTAATTTTGAATGTCTTGTACGCGACATCGAAGGCGCGGAAGGCCCCTGTGTGGATTTGGATGGGCGTGTCTTCATGGTGGGGCCTAATCATGGGCGTGTGCTCGAAGTGCGTCCCGACGGATCGACCCGTGACATCGTGAAATACGACGGCATCCCTGCGGGCCTCCAACTCGACCGTAACGGCGACCTCTGGTGTGCCGACATGAAGCGAGGAATCCTGCGCGTCGGACTCAATGGCAAGCTCTACGAGGAAGGTGTAACTTTCGAAGGCAAGCCGATCCGGGGTTGCAATGATTGTTCGTTCGACAGCGAAGGCAATCTTTACGTCACTGCACCTGCGGGATCAGGCGCGGATAAGCCCGTAGGTGAACTTTTCTGTCGGTTGCGCAACGGCAAAATCGTCAGACTCGACGGCGGTTATCAATTCTGCAACGGTCTGGCTGTCAGTGCTGACGACCGCACGCTGATCGTGGCGGAGACGATGACCAAACGGCTGTATGCCTTCGACATCCGCGAACCGGGTGTGGTAGCCAACAAGCGGCACTGGGGTACGCTCTCGGGTAACGAGGAGGGCGGGCCGGACGGTATCGATTTCGATGACGCCGGCTATATGCTTGCGACCAACTGGGGCGGCTCGTGCGTGGATGTATTCGATCCGGCTGGCCAGCGCATCGGTCGGATCGACACGCCATTCAAGCGGCCGTCGAACATCCACTTCACTGGTCCGGGGCACACAACGATTCTGATCACCGAGCACGACACGCACGGCCTCTGGCGGACGACGTGGCAGCGCGCGGGGCAACGACAATATGGGTGGAAATGA
- the nadC gene encoding carboxylating nicotinate-nucleotide diphosphorylase has protein sequence MATHVAILLPRYLDLILTGEKTVESRMTITRHPPYRRIKTGERIYFKESSGPYRATAVAGKVDFFDNLTPTQMMALRKRFDAKVCGDNAYWNAKSRSRYATFIELRDVKACDDGPDLRPSHGLAWFTFSEESDDRSNSTRSREIAASNAAFDIVLKRSAFTTRVIRVPRDVHTFIESAYGGTSAASKAQPIELLMPNGKVIKTDLVRKDMKIRWRGWGPYLAAAGVRVGDTVRFTQQTPQQYLVMFVKKSQTKAESLAAGPQLDKFIEPAEVDDLIARARREDLGPQGIDITSELLVSAAQKGSAEFRSRKAGRLAGAALIPAVARAYDTNLRVTPCLADGAALTPGAVVARITGPLRAILAAERVALNFLTHLSGIATLTSRYVDAVKGTRAGIYDTRKTHVGLRRLEKYAVVCGGGRSHRMGLFDAVLIKDNHIAHLSLDELPRFLENVIAQAARRKPRPNFFMVEVDSLAQLQRVLSVRPCGPDLVLLDNMTTDQLRDAVALRDKLAPGVELEASGGVNLDTVRDIALTGVDRISVGAITHSAAALDLGLDIE, from the coding sequence ATGGCCACCCACGTTGCGATTCTTCTGCCTCGTTATCTCGATCTCATCCTCACGGGCGAGAAAACGGTCGAGAGTCGCATGACGATCACGCGGCATCCCCCCTATCGGCGTATCAAAACCGGCGAGCGAATCTATTTCAAAGAGTCGTCCGGTCCGTATCGCGCGACAGCCGTGGCCGGTAAAGTCGATTTTTTCGACAACCTGACGCCGACCCAGATGATGGCCCTGCGAAAACGGTTCGACGCGAAAGTCTGCGGCGACAACGCCTACTGGAATGCCAAATCACGCAGCCGGTACGCGACATTCATCGAGCTGCGCGATGTCAAAGCCTGTGACGATGGGCCGGATCTGAGGCCTTCACACGGGTTGGCGTGGTTCACCTTTAGTGAGGAGAGCGACGATCGCTCCAACTCAACGCGGTCGAGAGAAATCGCAGCATCCAATGCCGCCTTTGACATCGTTCTCAAACGCAGTGCGTTCACTACACGGGTTATCCGTGTACCGCGCGATGTGCATACGTTCATCGAGTCGGCCTACGGCGGGACGTCGGCGGCGAGCAAGGCCCAGCCCATCGAACTGCTCATGCCCAACGGCAAGGTGATCAAAACCGATCTCGTCCGAAAGGATATGAAGATTCGCTGGCGCGGCTGGGGGCCGTACCTCGCAGCAGCAGGCGTCCGTGTCGGAGATACTGTTCGATTCACACAGCAAACCCCACAGCAATACCTCGTGATGTTTGTGAAAAAAAGCCAGACAAAAGCAGAGAGCCTTGCTGCCGGCCCGCAACTTGATAAGTTCATCGAGCCAGCCGAGGTGGATGACTTGATCGCCCGCGCAAGGCGGGAAGACCTTGGCCCGCAGGGCATCGACATCACAAGTGAGCTGCTGGTTAGCGCTGCGCAGAAAGGCTCTGCGGAGTTTCGCTCACGTAAAGCCGGCCGACTCGCCGGCGCAGCTCTGATTCCCGCTGTCGCGCGGGCGTATGACACGAACCTGCGCGTCACGCCATGCCTGGCTGATGGTGCAGCGCTGACTCCGGGAGCTGTCGTCGCTCGGATCACCGGGCCGTTGCGCGCCATCCTCGCTGCGGAACGGGTCGCATTGAACTTTCTGACCCATCTTTCGGGCATCGCAACGCTCACCTCGCGTTATGTCGATGCGGTCAAGGGGACACGGGCAGGCATCTACGACACCCGCAAAACCCATGTCGGGCTGCGCCGACTCGAAAAATATGCGGTCGTTTGCGGCGGCGGGCGCAGCCATCGCATGGGACTCTTCGATGCTGTGCTCATCAAGGACAACCACATCGCGCATCTGTCGCTTGATGAACTGCCGCGATTCCTCGAAAACGTCATCGCCCAAGCTGCCAGGCGGAAGCCTCGGCCAAACTTCTTCATGGTCGAAGTGGACTCCCTGGCGCAACTCCAGCGGGTGCTCTCCGTCCGCCCCTGCGGGCCTGATCTGGTTCTGCTCGACAACATGACGACCGACCAGCTCCGCGATGCAGTCGCCTTGCGCGACAAGCTCGCACCCGGAGTCGAACTGGAAGCCAGCGGCGGAGTCAATCTCGATACCGTCCGCGACATCGCCCTGACAGGAGTGGACCGCATTTCCGTCGGCGCGATCACTCATTCCGCTGCGGCACTGGACCTGGGATTGGACATCGAATAG
- the guaB gene encoding IMP dehydrogenase gives MEDNPIRSSAGSSSTNKIIADGITFDDVLLLPARSDFLPNQTDTSTRLTHNIRLNIPLLSAPMDTVTESSLAIALAQEGGLGVIHKNLPIEAQVREVLKVKRSANGIITDPVTLPQDAPVSEARRLMREQNVSGIPITENGSRDGRVVGILTRRDMKFLGTEDMPIREVMTKDRLISAPPDTTLEKAESILNQAKVEKLLLLDKGGRLTGLITMRDIDKLAQFPLACRDDRGRLRVGAAVGVQQLDRVEGLIKAEVDVIVVDTAHGHSKNVIETVRAIKSKHKIDVIAGNVATEQGARDLISAGADTVKVGIGPGSICTTRIVSGVGVPQITAVMNACRGAAATNTPVISDGGIRHSGDITKAIAAGASCVMLGSLFAGLDESPGELVIHAGRRYKTYRGMGSEGAMMAGSADRYGQAGVKTTKKFVPEGVEGRVPYRGPLSDFVYQLVGGLRAGMGYCGTPTIEQLQRDARFCRVSGASLAESHPHDITITKESPNYTIEYRGEE, from the coding sequence ATGGAAGACAACCCTATCCGCTCCTCCGCTGGATCATCCAGCACGAATAAGATCATTGCTGACGGCATCACTTTCGATGATGTGCTCCTCCTGCCCGCCCGCAGCGATTTTCTGCCCAACCAGACCGATACTTCGACCCGCCTGACCCACAACATCAGACTCAACATCCCTCTGCTCTCTGCCCCGATGGACACCGTCACCGAGTCATCGCTGGCGATCGCGCTAGCGCAAGAGGGCGGATTGGGCGTCATCCATAAAAACCTTCCTATCGAAGCGCAGGTCCGCGAAGTGCTCAAGGTCAAGCGATCCGCCAACGGCATCATCACCGATCCGGTCACGCTTCCCCAGGACGCGCCGGTGAGCGAGGCCCGCCGATTGATGCGTGAGCAGAATGTTTCCGGAATTCCGATCACGGAAAACGGCAGCCGCGATGGACGAGTTGTCGGCATCCTCACCCGGCGGGATATGAAATTCCTCGGCACCGAAGACATGCCCATCCGGGAAGTGATGACGAAAGATCGTCTCATCTCCGCGCCGCCTGATACGACGCTCGAAAAGGCGGAGAGCATTCTCAATCAAGCGAAGGTTGAGAAACTCCTCCTGCTCGATAAGGGGGGACGGCTGACCGGCCTGATTACGATGCGCGACATCGACAAACTGGCGCAATTCCCGCTCGCCTGCCGCGACGACCGCGGTCGGCTCCGTGTCGGTGCGGCGGTCGGCGTGCAGCAACTCGATCGGGTCGAAGGGTTGATCAAAGCTGAGGTGGATGTAATCGTTGTGGACACCGCGCACGGCCACAGTAAAAACGTCATTGAGACCGTCCGTGCGATCAAGAGTAAGCACAAGATCGACGTAATCGCCGGAAACGTGGCGACCGAGCAGGGAGCCCGCGATCTGATTTCCGCCGGTGCGGACACGGTGAAGGTCGGTATCGGTCCCGGCTCGATTTGCACGACGCGAATCGTCAGCGGTGTGGGCGTGCCTCAGATTACCGCGGTGATGAACGCCTGCCGCGGTGCGGCTGCGACGAACACGCCGGTGATCTCCGACGGCGGCATCCGTCACAGCGGTGACATCACGAAAGCCATCGCCGCCGGTGCGAGCTGCGTGATGCTCGGCTCGCTGTTTGCCGGTCTCGATGAGAGTCCCGGCGAGCTTGTGATCCATGCGGGCCGACGTTACAAGACCTATCGCGGCATGGGCAGTGAAGGTGCGATGATGGCCGGCTCGGCGGACCGCTACGGTCAGGCCGGTGTCAAGACAACGAAAAAATTTGTGCCTGAAGGTGTCGAGGGCCGTGTACCGTATCGCGGACCGCTGAGCGATTTTGTTTACCAACTCGTCGGCGGATTACGGGCCGGCATGGGGTATTGCGGCACGCCGACCATTGAGCAGCTCCAGCGCGACGCGCGGTTCTGCCGCGTGAGTGGGGCGAGCCTCGCTGAGAGCCATCCGCACGATATCACGATCACGAAAGAAAGCCCTAACTACACGATCGAGTATCGCGGGGAGGAGTAG